CAGTTCATTTGAAAAACATCCTTCACCAAATTGCAATTAATGACATGTTCGGGTCTGCCTTCCGCATAGATTTGCTTATCCTTAATAGCAACAATATGGTGAGCATACCGGCAGGCTAAATTAAGGTCATGCAGAACCATAACAATCGTACGCTGTTCTTTTTCATTCAGTTCAAATAAGAGATCCAAAATTTCGATTTGATGAGTCATATCTAAATATGTCGTCGGTTCATCAAGTAAAATAATATCCGTATCCTGAGCAAGAGTCATGGCAATCCAGGCACGCTGACGCTGTCCGCCTGACAGGGAATCAACCGGTCTTTCAGCAAATTCCAGCATTCCTGTAGCATCTAAAGCGCTCATAACTGCCTTCTCATCTTTTTCCGTCCATTGTTTGAGCCAATTTTGATAAGGATAACGGCCTTGCTTGACGAGCTGAAGAACCGTCAGGCCTTCCGGTGCAGCAGGTCCTTGAGGCAAAATGGCAAGTTTCTTTGCCACTTCCTTTGTGGGAAGCTTCGCAATGGCTTCTCCTTCTAAAAGAACTGCACCTTTTTCAGGCTTTAAAAGCCGTGCTATTGAACGCAGAAGCGTTGATTTTCCGCAGCCGTTGCTGCCGATGAATACAGTGATTTCGCCTTTTGGGATCTCTAAATCGAGCTCATTAATAATGGTTGTTTCTCCATACGACAATGTTAGCGCCTTTGTTTTAATAGCTGTCATTTTTACTATCCAGCTCCTTTTCAAATAAGGATTGATTAATGGCTGCGGGATGAATTTCTGGTGCTGCGGAAACAGCC
The window above is part of the Metabacillus dongyingensis genome. Proteins encoded here:
- a CDS encoding ABC transporter ATP-binding protein, with product MTAIKTKALTLSYGETTIINELDLEIPKGEITVFIGSNGCGKSTLLRSIARLLKPEKGAVLLEGEAIAKLPTKEVAKKLAILPQGPAAPEGLTVLQLVKQGRYPYQNWLKQWTEKDEKAVMSALDATGMLEFAERPVDSLSGGQRQRAWIAMTLAQDTDIILLDEPTTYLDMTHQIEILDLLFELNEKEQRTIVMVLHDLNLACRYAHHIVAIKDKQIYAEGRPEHVINCNLVKDVFQMNCEVTMDPLFGTPLCIPHGRGRCIIKEAAI